The following proteins come from a genomic window of Pseudomonas cichorii:
- a CDS encoding substrate-binding periplasmic protein produces the protein MKRKLLWAGILAISSFLSLPAIAAETVSVLDQVKQRGKLVIGVDPSAPPMAQIGADGKSVGFAPDLARAVAKELNVSVEFKPISGAVQIPSIKNGDIDAMFGSTTPTVKREQVLDFTIVYNWDYVVPLVRAGESGDIKTYTPPRRVSTSKNNYAAQLFKDLVPTGQVTFFDNYSDAVEALRSNQTDAVLLNSFSAKAYAKRYGDSLKIGEAFFTDPQAIIVRQNDSLWRNYLNHTIQKIWARGEFAELYEKHFGYTPEFTIWSQYRLQPGIEN, from the coding sequence ATGAAAAGAAAATTGTTGTGGGCAGGAATTCTCGCGATCTCTTCTTTTCTTTCTTTGCCCGCCATCGCAGCCGAAACGGTATCGGTGCTGGATCAAGTCAAGCAGCGCGGCAAACTGGTCATTGGCGTAGATCCCAGCGCACCGCCCATGGCGCAGATCGGCGCGGACGGTAAAAGTGTCGGTTTCGCTCCGGACCTTGCCAGGGCCGTGGCCAAAGAGCTGAATGTGAGTGTCGAGTTCAAGCCCATTTCCGGAGCCGTTCAGATTCCCTCCATCAAGAACGGCGACATCGATGCGATGTTCGGATCAACCACACCCACCGTAAAACGTGAGCAGGTCCTGGATTTCACCATCGTTTATAACTGGGACTATGTGGTGCCGCTGGTCCGGGCCGGTGAAAGTGGCGATATCAAGACCTACACACCACCCAGACGTGTTTCAACCTCAAAGAACAATTACGCCGCCCAACTCTTCAAAGACCTTGTGCCCACCGGCCAGGTAACGTTTTTTGATAACTACAGCGATGCCGTTGAAGCCCTGCGCTCCAACCAGACAGATGCCGTGCTGCTCAACAGTTTTTCAGCCAAGGCCTACGCCAAACGTTATGGCGACAGCCTCAAGATTGGCGAAGCGTTCTTTACTGACCCACAGGCAATCATCGTGCGGCAGAACGACTCGCTCTGGCGTAATTACCTGAACCACACCATTCAGAAAATCTGGGCCCGTGGTGAGTTTGCCGAACTGTACGAAAAGCACTTTGGCTACACGCCTGAATTCACTATCTGGTCCCAATACAGACTGCAGCCAGGTATCGAGAATTGA
- a CDS encoding ABC transporter permease subunit: MKIPLIVKLFVCFYLLQLNPLACGVIALVLHQVGYCAEILSGGLRAVPAEYEDAALSSGLSWSRTAFSIRLPEALRLVAPSLVLQTAEIIKNTSIVSLIGVVELTGASETLQSQTFEYLRGFLAAAASYAVLTLPIMAAGYFMEKRLRSRI, encoded by the coding sequence ATGAAAATCCCTCTGATCGTCAAACTTTTCGTGTGCTTTTATCTTCTGCAACTCAACCCGCTGGCATGCGGGGTGATCGCGCTTGTATTGCATCAAGTGGGGTATTGCGCCGAAATCCTGTCGGGAGGGCTTAGAGCGGTTCCCGCCGAGTATGAAGACGCCGCCCTGAGTTCCGGCTTGTCATGGTCGCGAACCGCTTTTTCAATCCGCTTACCCGAAGCCTTGCGCCTGGTCGCACCTTCGCTGGTGCTACAAACCGCGGAAATCATTAAAAACACCTCGATCGTCTCACTCATTGGCGTTGTTGAACTCACCGGCGCATCGGAAACATTGCAGTCGCAAACCTTTGAATACTTGCGCGGCTTCCTCGCCGCAGCAGCCTCATATGCCGTGTTGACGCTACCGATAATGGCCGCTGGCTATTTCATGGAAAAAAGATTACGGAGCAGGATATGA
- a CDS encoding ABC transporter permease subunit (The N-terminal region of this protein, as described by TIGR01726, is a three transmembrane segment that identifies a subfamily of ABC transporter permease subunits, which specificities that include histidine, arginine, glutamine, glutamate, L-cystine (sic), the opines (in Agrobacterium) octopine and nopaline, etc.) encodes MKIILSIIGRYRLLIILGLFGVWALIDPVWKELASSWPFFLEGLYTTAIYSMTGVVLGLVFGGLLASLRLAGGPLGFIGGFIVVATQAVPPLFIISAAYLVSPEVLPFRVTPATAAVVALTLIGGSYYCEALRSAIAGVERLQIEAAEITGLSRRTILLRIILPQALISCVPALGAISIVVFKLSTLLYPLGITDFFRTTVLVNNRVVAPWQCYALIAGFYYVMSDVLQWVINRISARIAGNSPLEHENQSAKVAVS; translated from the coding sequence ATGAAAATCATCCTGTCCATTATTGGCCGATACCGGCTGCTGATCATTCTTGGCCTTTTTGGTGTATGGGCACTGATCGACCCGGTCTGGAAAGAACTGGCTTCGTCCTGGCCGTTTTTCCTGGAGGGGCTTTATACGACAGCTATTTATTCCATGACGGGTGTCGTGCTGGGTCTGGTCTTTGGCGGGTTATTGGCGAGTCTGCGGCTCGCCGGTGGCCCGCTGGGTTTTATCGGGGGCTTCATTGTTGTGGCCACGCAAGCAGTGCCGCCGCTTTTCATTATCAGCGCCGCCTATCTGGTATCACCCGAGGTATTACCCTTCAGGGTGACACCGGCAACGGCCGCAGTCGTGGCGCTGACTCTGATCGGGGGAAGCTATTATTGCGAAGCCCTGCGCAGTGCAATTGCGGGAGTCGAACGGCTACAGATCGAAGCCGCAGAAATCACCGGCCTTTCACGCAGAACAATATTGCTGCGCATCATATTGCCTCAGGCACTGATCTCCTGCGTCCCGGCACTGGGCGCGATATCCATTGTGGTTTTCAAACTGTCCACACTGCTTTATCCACTCGGCATTACCGACTTCTTCAGAACAACCGTACTGGTGAATAACCGGGTGGTTGCCCCGTGGCAGTGCTACGCCCTTATCGCTGGTTTTTACTATGTCATGAGCGATGTTCTGCAGTGGGTCATCAACCGGATATCCGCACGTATTGCCGGCAATTCACCCCTGGAGCACGAGAACCAGAGCGCCAAAGTTGCCGTTAGTTGA
- a CDS encoding LLM class flavin-dependent oxidoreductase, translating to MTTQRQLHLAAFGALGGNHIASWRHPKADTAQVLSAAYYKDFARLAERGLFDLIFFPDILAVAQDRDKDGFKNIAKGIPFRAEPISTLALIAGVTEHIGLVGTVSTAHTQPFNVARTFAWLDHLSGGRVGWNIVTTASEAESRNFGSGLPPHDERYARAEEFVAVVRKLWDSWKDNAILGDKENARFADPARVTPINHESRFYKVEGPLNVPRSPQGHPVLFQAGASDVGRSFAAQTADAVFFAAQTREDAQRIVSDIRRLAQLHGRSAEGVRLLLGVLVIVGETEEQAREKQAELGRLLEPEVGRALLFELIGVDLSDWPLDGPFPELDPAAVPGIKSRYELLRDMAKREQMTLRQVIERVASAAGHRVVVGNPQQVADQLLDWFDAGLVDGYAVMWPHLLGGMQDFVDLVIPELQRRNAYRTAYTGNTLRSHLELPNLDLPA from the coding sequence ATGACCACTCAACGCCAACTGCACCTGGCTGCATTCGGCGCTCTTGGGGGTAACCATATTGCCTCCTGGCGTCATCCGAAAGCCGACACTGCTCAGGTGCTCAGCGCCGCCTACTACAAAGACTTCGCCCGACTGGCCGAGCGAGGTCTTTTCGACCTGATCTTCTTTCCGGACATTCTGGCGGTGGCACAGGACCGGGATAAAGACGGCTTTAAAAACATAGCCAAGGGTATTCCCTTTCGAGCAGAGCCCATCAGCACGCTCGCATTGATTGCCGGGGTAACTGAGCATATTGGTCTGGTAGGCACAGTATCGACAGCCCATACACAACCGTTCAATGTTGCCCGCACGTTTGCCTGGCTGGATCATCTCAGCGGCGGGCGCGTTGGCTGGAATATCGTGACGACAGCCAGCGAGGCGGAATCGCGCAACTTTGGCTCAGGCCTGCCACCTCATGATGAGCGATACGCCCGCGCTGAAGAGTTTGTCGCCGTAGTACGCAAGCTTTGGGATAGCTGGAAGGACAACGCCATTCTCGGTGACAAGGAAAACGCCCGGTTCGCCGATCCTGCACGGGTGACACCTATCAACCATGAAAGCCGGTTCTACAAGGTTGAAGGTCCGCTCAATGTCCCTCGCTCACCTCAAGGCCATCCGGTGCTGTTCCAGGCTGGCGCTTCGGATGTCGGCAGAAGCTTCGCTGCCCAGACTGCCGATGCCGTGTTCTTTGCGGCGCAGACCCGTGAGGACGCGCAACGAATCGTCTCGGATATCCGTCGACTGGCACAGCTCCACGGGCGCTCGGCCGAAGGGGTACGCCTGTTGCTGGGTGTTCTGGTTATTGTCGGTGAGACCGAAGAACAGGCCCGCGAGAAACAGGCCGAGCTGGGGCGTTTGCTGGAACCCGAGGTGGGTAGAGCCCTGTTATTTGAACTCATTGGTGTCGACCTGTCTGACTGGCCGCTGGACGGCCCGTTTCCAGAACTCGATCCCGCGGCCGTTCCCGGTATTAAAAGCCGATATGAATTACTTCGGGACATGGCGAAACGTGAGCAGATGACACTCAGACAAGTCATCGAGCGCGTAGCCAGCGCGGCAGGACATCGAGTCGTGGTGGGCAACCCGCAGCAAGTGGCCGACCAATTACTGGACTGGTTCGATGCAGGGCTCGTGGATGGCTATGCAGTCATGTGGCCACATCTGCTAGGCGGCATGCAGGACTTCGTCGACCTGGTCATACCTGAACTGCAACGACGCAATGCTTACCGCACCGCTTACACGGGCAA